The Vescimonas coprocola genome includes a window with the following:
- a CDS encoding tyrosine-type recombinase/integrase, with protein MAKKKRANGEGSLRKRKDGRWEGRYTAGNDPTTGKPIHKSVLAKTQAEAKEKLKQAIAEAEKLDMSRAKSYTLGAWIKLWYEVYAEPRLREKTKDYYLNYIDNHIIPELGNTPLEKLTTIQIQKFYNDLQKSGRIQRYTHIKLKDKGLSTRVVRGIHTLLNNCLEQAVAERLLLTNPAKGCRLPKLEKREMKILPEDKIGPYLAEAERRGLLAAFYLELTTGLRRGELLALLWTDLDVENMTISVSKQVNRINGELVVSQPKTPNSIRRLAIPQRAVELLVEEHTKHPHSPYLFVSPKTGTMFDPDSFRHTHEKILKAIGAEHIRFHDLRHTFATLSLKYGVDVKTLSGALGHYDAGFTLSTYTHATEGMKRSAADTIGSVISQTM; from the coding sequence ATGGCAAAGAAGAAACGTGCAAACGGTGAGGGGAGTCTGCGCAAGCGGAAAGACGGCCGCTGGGAGGGACGCTACACCGCAGGCAATGATCCCACCACCGGCAAGCCCATCCACAAGAGCGTCCTCGCCAAGACGCAGGCAGAAGCCAAGGAAAAGCTCAAGCAGGCCATTGCGGAGGCTGAAAAGCTGGACATGAGCCGTGCAAAATCCTACACGCTGGGCGCTTGGATCAAGCTGTGGTACGAGGTCTACGCCGAGCCGCGCCTTCGGGAGAAAACCAAGGACTACTACCTCAACTACATTGACAACCACATCATTCCCGAGTTGGGCAACACGCCGCTGGAAAAGCTGACCACCATCCAGATCCAGAAGTTCTACAACGACCTGCAAAAATCCGGCCGCATCCAGCGATATACCCACATCAAGCTGAAGGATAAGGGCCTCAGCACCCGCGTGGTACGGGGCATCCACACGCTGCTGAACAACTGCCTGGAGCAGGCGGTGGCGGAGCGGCTGCTCCTTACCAACCCCGCTAAGGGCTGCCGCCTGCCAAAGCTGGAAAAGCGGGAGATGAAGATACTGCCGGAGGACAAGATCGGCCCGTATCTGGCCGAAGCAGAACGGCGCGGACTGCTGGCGGCATTCTATTTGGAACTGACCACCGGCCTGCGCCGGGGCGAGCTCCTCGCCCTGCTGTGGACGGACTTGGACGTGGAGAACATGACCATCTCTGTCAGCAAGCAGGTGAACCGCATCAACGGCGAACTGGTGGTCAGCCAGCCCAAGACGCCTAACTCCATCCGCAGACTGGCCATCCCGCAGCGGGCGGTGGAGCTGCTGGTAGAGGAACACACAAAGCACCCCCACAGTCCCTACCTGTTCGTGTCGCCCAAGACCGGCACCATGTTCGACCCGGACTCCTTCCGGCACACCCATGAGAAGATCCTGAAGGCCATCGGTGCGGAGCACATCAGGTTTCACGACCTCAGACACACCTTCGCCACGCTGTCCCTCAAGTACGGTGTGGACGTCAAGACGCTGTCCGGTGCGCTGGGACACTACGACGCGGGCTTTACCCTCAGCACCTACACCCACGCCACGGAGGGGATGAAGCGCTCCGCCGCCGACACCATCGGCAGCGTCATCAGCCAGACCATGTAG
- a CDS encoding relaxase/mobilization nuclease domain-containing protein: protein MANVKFIAVSRGLRGIVDYVTNREKTVEQLISGVNCVVRTAVPEFEAVKKQFRKTEGCGYYHIVQAFAPDDPLDFATAHELGVKLAEHFEGYQCIVVTHMNTAHIHNHIIMNSVNFETGMKFHQSAREMQQVKDYCSQLCREYGLSVTESKADPFRIPTWKRRLTDHIKEAMEQSRTQQAFVAYMNAYGYDVKWEPHQKYITYTTPENIRCRDSKLFDQTLKRENMELYFRLGGADYLQACREIAYDHREPTPTLEDAVCGMAGTVAAICALCEDENSEVSDLARELYYSSLLLQELVEWYLSRRQEQEDYEEEYEQYHGFDMTMM from the coding sequence ATGGCAAACGTTAAATTCATTGCTGTCTCGCGTGGGCTGAGAGGCATCGTTGACTACGTCACCAACCGGGAAAAGACGGTGGAGCAGCTTATCAGCGGCGTCAACTGCGTTGTGCGGACGGCGGTGCCGGAATTCGAGGCGGTGAAAAAGCAGTTCCGCAAAACGGAGGGCTGCGGCTACTACCACATCGTGCAGGCGTTTGCACCGGATGATCCGCTGGACTTCGCAACGGCGCACGAGCTGGGCGTGAAGCTGGCGGAGCATTTCGAGGGCTACCAGTGCATCGTGGTCACTCACATGAACACCGCCCACATCCACAATCACATCATCATGAACTCCGTCAATTTCGAGACGGGCATGAAATTCCATCAGTCCGCAAGGGAGATGCAGCAGGTCAAAGACTACTGCAGCCAACTCTGTCGGGAGTACGGTTTGTCCGTCACGGAGTCCAAGGCCGACCCGTTCCGCATTCCGACGTGGAAGAGGCGGCTGACGGATCATATCAAAGAGGCCATGGAGCAGAGCCGCACGCAGCAGGCGTTCGTTGCGTATATGAACGCCTATGGCTACGATGTGAAATGGGAGCCGCATCAGAAATACATCACCTACACCACGCCGGAGAACATCCGCTGCCGGGACAGCAAGCTGTTCGACCAGACGCTGAAGCGCGAGAATATGGAGCTGTACTTCCGGCTGGGCGGTGCGGATTATCTGCAAGCCTGCCGGGAAATTGCCTATGACCATCGTGAGCCGACACCCACACTGGAGGATGCCGTCTGCGGCATGGCGGGTACGGTGGCCGCCATCTGCGCCCTGTGTGAGGACGAGAACAGCGAGGTCAGCGACCTTGCCCGTGAGCTGTATTACAGCAGCCTCTTGCTGCAGGAGCTGGTGGAGTGGTATCTGTCCCGCCGGCAGGAGCAGGAAGATTACGAGGAAGAATATGAGCAGTATCACGGTTTCGATATGACCATGATGTAA
- a CDS encoding helix-turn-helix domain-containing protein, whose product MNECTYKNYDELPLMLNVVQVAAVLGISRAGAYELVHSEDFPTLKIGSRIVVPKDKLREWIDANTAQK is encoded by the coding sequence ATGAACGAGTGTACCTATAAGAATTACGACGAGCTGCCCCTGATGCTGAACGTCGTGCAGGTGGCGGCGGTGCTGGGCATCTCCCGTGCCGGGGCGTATGAATTGGTTCACAGTGAGGACTTCCCTACGCTGAAGATCGGCAGCCGCATCGTGGTGCCGAAGGACAAACTGCGGGAGTGGATAGACGCCAACACAGCGCAAAAATGA
- a CDS encoding DUF6076 domain-containing protein, with protein sequence MWYCKMYFPGRHEVIESDAFGTQGAPSQRKAFPFLESLLSFTELDIRKVAVAPRCISDDLESLDRERVTNAMVKLGGLADTHSFFRVLYTKWLYLRSKGFKNNGEEVTCALDELRSLPEELPLYQKQILHFFELILDIDKAGREPSRQVLRYYHFDKPDQSSDPELFPFRLLTTRFEPVDGDACAPVLYANTVADMISFSLQTCVERSITVRRCKNCGRYFAQTGRVSAEYCDRTPLDGQSSCRAMGAFQQWTLKQADDPVFKVYRREYKRRFAWIKAGRISDSEFYAWSEQAREQKKKCDEGIITAEDFQRWLKES encoded by the coding sequence ATGTGGTACTGTAAAATGTATTTCCCCGGAAGGCATGAGGTCATCGAGAGCGACGCTTTCGGCACGCAGGGAGCACCGTCGCAGCGAAAGGCATTTCCTTTTTTGGAGTCGCTGCTGTCCTTCACAGAACTGGACATCAGGAAGGTTGCCGTCGCGCCGCGGTGCATCTCCGATGACTTAGAGAGCCTCGACCGTGAGCGTGTGACCAACGCTATGGTCAAGCTGGGTGGGCTGGCGGACACGCACAGCTTCTTCCGCGTGCTGTATACCAAGTGGCTCTATCTTCGTTCCAAGGGTTTTAAGAACAACGGAGAGGAAGTAACCTGTGCGTTAGACGAGCTGCGGTCACTGCCGGAGGAACTGCCGCTGTACCAAAAGCAGATCTTGCACTTCTTTGAGCTGATACTGGATATAGACAAGGCCGGGCGCGAGCCCAGCCGGCAAGTCTTGCGGTATTATCATTTTGACAAACCTGACCAGTCCAGCGACCCGGAGTTGTTCCCGTTCCGTCTGCTGACCACGCGCTTTGAGCCGGTGGATGGCGATGCTTGTGCGCCGGTGCTGTATGCGAATACCGTGGCGGATATGATCAGTTTTTCTTTGCAGACCTGCGTGGAGCGCAGTATTACCGTGCGCCGCTGCAAGAACTGTGGGCGGTACTTCGCCCAGACAGGCCGCGTCAGCGCGGAGTACTGCGACCGCACACCACTCGACGGTCAGTCCAGCTGCCGTGCGATGGGTGCATTCCAGCAGTGGACGCTGAAGCAGGCGGACGATCCGGTGTTCAAGGTTTATCGCAGGGAGTACAAACGCCGCTTTGCGTGGATCAAGGCCGGGCGCATCAGCGACAGCGAGTTTTATGCGTGGAGCGAGCAGGCCAGAGAGCAGAAAAAGAAATGCGACGAGGGTATCATCACCGCAGAGGATTTCCAGCGGTGGCTGAAGGAGTCGTAA
- a CDS encoding plasmid mobilization protein, whose product MKKEEFIRIRVAGWQKKYISLQAEKAHKSLSQYVRDAAMDKDVTVIDGVDDLIRELRRQGNNLNQLVVMARQGHVELVNMEPFMEVYENTWQTLNSLLSRVG is encoded by the coding sequence ATGAAGAAAGAAGAATTTATCCGCATCCGCGTGGCGGGGTGGCAGAAGAAATACATCTCGCTGCAGGCGGAGAAGGCGCATAAGTCGCTCAGCCAGTATGTGCGGGACGCGGCCATGGACAAGGATGTGACAGTCATCGACGGCGTGGATGACCTCATCCGCGAGCTGCGGCGGCAGGGCAATAACCTGAATCAGCTGGTCGTCATGGCGCGGCAGGGTCACGTCGAGCTGGTCAACATGGAGCCGTTCATGGAGGTGTATGAAAACACATGGCAAACGTTAAATTCATTGCTGTCTCGCGTGGGCTGA
- a CDS encoding helix-turn-helix domain-containing protein, translating into MNLQNNKTKNFTPLPNEIFSLHLSTGELATYAVLMRLEDQRTYECWPSYETIGKSIGKSKSSAKRYVAGLVEKGLITVEPTSVIMRNGLKKNGNLCYHIRPIREAVGWYTQQQLYLAEAAAERHRVQRKLSAQATEPPHSPR; encoded by the coding sequence TTGAACTTACAAAACAACAAAACGAAAAACTTCACACCACTGCCCAACGAGATATTCTCTCTGCACTTAAGCACCGGCGAGCTGGCGACCTACGCTGTACTGATGCGGCTGGAAGACCAGCGCACCTACGAGTGCTGGCCCAGCTACGAAACGATTGGAAAATCCATTGGCAAAAGCAAGAGTTCCGCCAAGCGCTACGTGGCCGGACTGGTAGAAAAGGGTCTCATCACCGTAGAGCCGACATCGGTCATCATGCGGAACGGGCTGAAGAAAAACGGCAACCTGTGTTATCACATTCGCCCCATCCGCGAAGCGGTGGGGTGGTACACCCAGCAGCAACTGTACCTCGCCGAAGCCGCCGCCGAACGACATCGGGTACAGCGGAAACTGTCGGCGCAAGCCACAGAACCGCCGCATTCGCCCCGGTGA
- a CDS encoding ATP-binding protein, with translation MVEKELRDLIESIRIRGCEGQTIEVKAARQGCPERLYDTISAFSNQNSGGIFVFGLEEKNGFAKVGVYDAQDLERKVMEYCDQMTPIVRPQFTEVDEDGLTFVSAEIPPVDIAERPCFKTAKGRLHGSYIRIGDGDKPMTEYEVYSYEAFRKKYQDDIRPAERVSFQSLDMSKVKTYLERKTCARPNLAGMSEAQQYELTGITRDGKITMAALLLFGLYPQAFYPQLSIIATCVPAEQMGVLDAEGNRFSDTKRIEGTLPDMLEGALTFVRANMRTATRIDKETGERIDIPQYPMDAAREAILNALVHRDYSLHTEGMPIQLVMYSNRIEITNPGGLYGRLTLDQLGNAQPDTRNPVLVTVMETLGETENRYSGIPTIRFAMKNRNLPEPVFADRRSEFVVTLYNGEHGAAGSVGDEDVKQANVQDEKGLLKFCRTPRSRSEIIAYLNIASGQYALRRYLDPLVACGAIRMTLPDKPRSSKQRYVAVEE, from the coding sequence ATGGTAGAAAAGGAGCTTCGCGATCTGATTGAAAGCATTCGGATTCGTGGCTGTGAAGGACAAACCATAGAAGTAAAGGCGGCGCGGCAGGGCTGTCCTGAAAGGTTATATGATACGATCTCTGCGTTTTCCAATCAAAATAGCGGGGGAATCTTTGTGTTCGGCTTGGAGGAAAAGAACGGCTTCGCAAAGGTGGGCGTCTACGACGCACAGGACTTGGAGCGCAAGGTAATGGAATACTGCGATCAAATGACGCCGATCGTTCGACCGCAATTTACCGAGGTGGATGAAGATGGGCTTACATTTGTCTCTGCGGAGATCCCACCCGTTGATATTGCTGAACGCCCTTGCTTCAAAACAGCCAAGGGACGGCTACACGGGTCCTATATCCGCATAGGTGACGGAGACAAGCCCATGACGGAGTACGAAGTATACAGCTACGAGGCGTTCCGAAAGAAATATCAAGACGATATTCGTCCAGCGGAAAGGGTGTCCTTCCAATCGCTGGATATGTCTAAGGTAAAAACGTATTTGGAGAGAAAAACATGTGCGCGTCCGAATTTGGCGGGTATGTCGGAGGCACAGCAGTATGAACTGACCGGCATCACGCGGGATGGGAAAATCACCATGGCGGCATTGCTGCTGTTCGGACTCTACCCGCAGGCGTTTTATCCGCAACTGAGCATCATTGCCACCTGTGTACCCGCAGAGCAAATGGGCGTTCTTGACGCAGAGGGCAACCGATTCAGCGACACAAAGCGGATCGAAGGTACGCTTCCGGATATGCTGGAGGGTGCGTTGACCTTTGTTCGAGCCAATATGCGGACGGCCACAAGGATCGACAAAGAAACAGGCGAGAGAATTGATATTCCGCAGTACCCTATGGACGCTGCCCGCGAGGCGATACTCAATGCGTTGGTACACCGGGATTATAGTCTGCATACCGAGGGAATGCCGATCCAGTTGGTCATGTATTCCAATCGGATCGAGATCACAAATCCGGGTGGGCTTTATGGTAGATTGACTCTCGACCAGTTGGGCAATGCCCAGCCGGATACCCGAAACCCGGTTCTTGTTACCGTAATGGAGACCCTGGGGGAAACTGAGAATCGCTATTCCGGGATTCCTACGATTCGGTTTGCCATGAAAAACCGCAACCTGCCAGAGCCGGTATTCGCGGATCGGCGCAGCGAATTTGTCGTGACGCTGTACAATGGTGAGCATGGTGCAGCGGGAAGTGTCGGCGACGAGGATGTAAAACAAGCTAACGTGCAAGACGAAAAAGGTCTGCTGAAATTCTGCCGTACACCTCGAAGCCGCAGCGAGATCATTGCATATCTAAATATTGCGTCAGGGCAGTATGCCCTGCGGCGTTACCTTGATCCTCTCGTAGCGTGTGGAGCGATTCGGATGACGCTGCCTGATAAACCCCGCAGTTCCAAGCAGCGATATGTGGCAGTGGAGGAGTGA
- a CDS encoding SWIM zinc finger family protein yields MNLSYYNDAFDLKCGDIVFVEGKLEGLRGRVVDVAYNFKIKLYDYKRVISVSDTNVQGEFFFAGSHFVTFDRSTLPYEKVIAWFKSPATEDEIFVSGNDDCGFLLRDLSAMSISRATADRGHDYYTDNRIRYIFLDNTHVRAIVEGSRPYELACDYANGEIRNLVCDCFCSEPCKHKFAAMLQLRETLELIEKNYPAQLEATQYFAAVCKGTLLNFALDGKETGSIVL; encoded by the coding sequence ATGAATCTGTCTTACTACAATGACGCCTTTGACCTGAAATGCGGAGATATCGTTTTTGTGGAGGGCAAGCTGGAGGGCCTGCGTGGCCGTGTGGTGGATGTCGCGTACAATTTCAAGATCAAGCTATATGACTACAAGCGGGTCATCAGCGTGTCCGACACAAATGTACAGGGCGAGTTCTTCTTCGCCGGGTCGCACTTCGTCACGTTCGACCGCAGCACTCTTCCTTACGAAAAGGTCATCGCCTGGTTTAAGTCACCCGCCACGGAGGATGAGATATTTGTTTCCGGCAATGATGATTGCGGCTTCCTGCTGCGTGATCTGAGCGCCATGAGCATCAGCAGGGCAACTGCCGATCGCGGCCACGATTACTACACGGACAATCGGATACGGTACATTTTTCTGGACAATACCCATGTGCGGGCCATTGTGGAGGGATCGCGGCCTTACGAGCTGGCGTGCGACTATGCTAACGGCGAGATCAGAAATCTGGTTTGCGACTGCTTCTGCAGCGAGCCGTGCAAACATAAATTCGCAGCCATGCTGCAGCTGAGGGAGACGCTGGAACTCATTGAGAAGAACTACCCTGCACAGCTTGAGGCGACGCAGTATTTCGCCGCCGTCTGCAAGGGGACGCTGCTGAACTTTGCGCTGGACGGCAAAGAAACCGGCAGCATCGTGCTTTGA